A window of Leptospira licerasiae serovar Varillal str. VAR 010 contains these coding sequences:
- a CDS encoding GerMN domain-containing protein, with translation MAVSGSAENCIVPESDKLKSLLYILTGALFVLVLLDKSMGNKNTSSPGQESPSFFSKFNTIGKTNPLSPSSSENKGKQTHEQVMDQAEDEILTELMQNGENSSEEVSSDSGDPEEMFIPIVEMPKPGPSGSSPKIRLDHSPGEIKLYFLKFYGRGNKSHSRLVQLKRKFDHGDKILFILKELTKGPSTDEKTQGVLNALPNRMEYSKEYSVENGVLKLYLGPDFEAGAGPELLKDRVDQICYSILENSELRGIRLFINGKQVRSLGGVGLPIPEVLTKNPRKIATL, from the coding sequence ATGGCAGTTTCCGGATCGGCCGAAAATTGTATTGTGCCCGAATCGGATAAACTTAAATCGCTTCTTTATATCCTGACGGGAGCTCTATTCGTTTTAGTTTTATTGGATAAGTCTATGGGAAATAAGAATACATCTTCCCCCGGACAAGAATCCCCCTCTTTCTTTTCTAAATTTAATACCATCGGAAAAACAAATCCATTATCTCCTTCTTCTTCCGAGAACAAAGGAAAACAAACCCATGAACAGGTAATGGACCAGGCAGAAGACGAAATTTTGACCGAGTTAATGCAGAATGGAGAAAACTCTTCGGAAGAAGTCTCCTCCGATTCAGGCGATCCGGAAGAAATGTTTATCCCTATCGTGGAAATGCCTAAACCTGGACCATCCGGATCCTCTCCCAAAATTCGACTAGATCATTCTCCAGGAGAGATCAAACTTTACTTTCTGAAATTTTATGGAAGAGGGAACAAAAGCCACTCCAGGCTCGTTCAGTTGAAAAGAAAATTCGATCATGGGGATAAGATTCTTTTTATCCTGAAGGAACTCACCAAGGGACCTTCCACAGATGAAAAGACCCAAGGTGTTCTGAATGCACTTCCAAATAGAATGGAATACTCCAAGGAATATTCCGTGGAAAACGGCGTATTAAAGCTTTACCTTGGCCCTGACTTCGAAGCGGGAGCTGGTCCGGAACTTTTGAAAGACAGAGTGGACCAAATTTGTTACAGCATTTTGGAAAACTCAGAGTTAAGAGGGATCAGACTTTTTATCAATGGAAAACAAGTCCGCTCTCTGGGCGGAGTTGGACTTCCTATCCCCGAAGTTCTGACCAAAAATCCAAGAAAGATCGCTACTCTTTAA
- a CDS encoding LIC11299 family lipoprotein — MKKSLNYKILQLSAICGFLFCVSNCLDSHRDRIHMDTGVSVKTLGPHKYQFVAIGRASVPSVEDQDLFKMKKTSCEAAKLQVTQRLDELEADQKHRQFFLEQKEQKYFGDGEYCELTYIYELPPAKKQKDQP; from the coding sequence ATGAAAAAATCTTTGAACTATAAAATACTGCAGTTATCCGCAATCTGTGGATTTCTATTTTGTGTATCGAATTGTTTGGATTCCCATAGAGACAGGATCCACATGGACACAGGAGTCAGCGTAAAAACCTTAGGTCCTCATAAATACCAATTCGTTGCAATTGGAAGAGCCTCCGTTCCGTCCGTGGAAGATCAGGATCTTTTTAAAATGAAAAAGACTTCTTGCGAGGCAGCAAAGTTGCAAGTTACCCAAAGGCTGGATGAGTTGGAAGCAGACCAGAAGCATAGACAATTCTTCTTAGAACAAAAAGAGCAGAAATACTTCGGAGACGGAGAATACTGCGAGCTTACTTATATATACGAACTTCCTCCGGCCAAGAAGCAGAAAGATCAACCTTAG
- a CDS encoding GGDEF domain-containing protein, with product MFKWFPGIDRRIRLLSKRIFFNRYPQGFLETNWSEIRQSLVAHYSLCIVISLITYFLPNSRNFEDESLILLQSSRITLIVLSLIFLWRHARKKDWVPKKLEFYKVWTSSTLLISFFPFLYLDKAHYDVYLHLASAILLSMNLLLWLTTTTAVATNLAFCLIFLGVCYLGDSPVEAVKEFPILLTYLFVGTFGNVIMNYWRTMDYRDKRKLSGAVLRLKAKNLHIRMISNLDDLTNLYNRRYLIEQFDIFKKRAKRHKFQMALVILDLDHLKEINDKYGHMMGDEALQTLSAVMKSRVRSTDICARIGGDEFCVLLDSVDPKSLKTLCESLRIGVESHSLSVRDTNDKPVNITVSIGAAILSYDEDFTFDDLYQSIDSGLYKSKSSGRNRVTIVEATKLNTKVDLSASWPEEVRIYK from the coding sequence ATGTTCAAGTGGTTCCCAGGCATAGACCGGAGAATTCGCTTACTATCAAAGCGGATCTTCTTTAATCGATATCCCCAAGGATTTTTAGAGACCAATTGGAGCGAAATTCGCCAATCCTTAGTGGCACACTATTCGCTCTGTATCGTAATCAGCTTAATCACCTATTTCCTGCCGAATTCGCGGAACTTCGAAGACGAATCTCTAATCCTTTTACAATCCAGCAGGATCACGTTAATCGTTCTTTCCCTCATATTCCTCTGGAGACACGCCCGTAAAAAGGATTGGGTCCCTAAAAAACTGGAGTTCTATAAGGTCTGGACTTCTTCCACGCTTCTAATCTCATTCTTTCCTTTCTTATATTTGGATAAGGCCCACTACGATGTTTATCTTCACCTGGCATCGGCGATCTTACTTAGTATGAACCTTCTTCTTTGGCTGACCACTACGACTGCGGTTGCCACAAACTTGGCATTCTGTCTTATATTCTTAGGAGTATGCTATTTAGGAGATTCTCCCGTCGAAGCAGTGAAAGAATTTCCGATACTTCTCACCTATTTGTTCGTAGGGACATTCGGGAACGTGATCATGAATTATTGGAGGACCATGGATTATAGGGATAAAAGAAAATTATCCGGTGCTGTCCTAAGGTTGAAGGCCAAAAACCTGCATATCAGAATGATCTCCAATCTGGACGATCTTACCAATCTTTATAACCGTAGGTATTTGATAGAACAATTCGATATCTTCAAGAAAAGAGCGAAACGCCACAAGTTCCAAATGGCCCTAGTGATCCTAGATTTAGATCATTTAAAAGAGATCAACGATAAGTACGGACATATGATGGGAGACGAGGCTCTCCAAACACTTTCTGCAGTCATGAAGTCCAGAGTGAGATCGACGGATATTTGTGCGCGTATTGGCGGAGATGAGTTCTGCGTTCTTTTGGATTCGGTTGATCCTAAAAGTTTAAAAACTTTATGCGAGTCCTTGCGTATAGGAGTGGAATCTCACTCGCTTTCCGTCAGAGATACGAACGACAAGCCCGTGAATATCACAGTATCCATAGGCGCTGCCATTCTTTCTTATGATGAGGATTTTACTTTCGACGATCTATATCAATCCATAGACTCCGGATTGTATAAGTCAAAATCTTCCGGTAGGAACAGAGTTACCATAGTAGAAGCTACTAAGCTAAATACTAAGGTTGATCTTTCTGCTTCTTGGCCGGAGGAAGTTCGTATATATAAGTAA
- the mqnC gene encoding cyclic dehypoxanthinyl futalosine synthase, which translates to MSRIFPNDPTDSILEKALDGERISPEEALELYESGDHLKIMATARTLRERVLPHTSASYTMFRVVNYTNYCNVECNFCSFMDEIGNGKGYVLSKEEILEKMDYAVSEGADQMFLQGGVYPDLPFDYYLDVISTVKSKYPEMHIRAFSPVEIINLEKITGKPLFEVLQILKSVGLDSVPGAGAEILTDRMRNIISPKKATTEEWVRAMETCHEAGLPGSANIVFGSEETKEEVIEHLTVVRNLQDRTGGFLSFIPWTFQPQTKRFKVRAVSTQEYLKVLGICRIFLDNIKHIETSVMVLGKGVGQLALTSGADDISSVVIEENVLRSFGLKTEKEAIKFLKEGGFTPKRRDLLYNYERYEGRELSAV; encoded by the coding sequence ATGAGCCGAATATTCCCAAATGATCCCACAGATTCCATATTAGAGAAAGCCTTAGATGGAGAACGTATTTCTCCCGAAGAGGCTCTGGAATTATACGAGTCTGGCGACCATCTTAAAATAATGGCGACTGCTAGGACCTTGAGAGAAAGGGTCCTTCCTCATACTAGTGCCAGCTATACAATGTTCCGAGTAGTGAATTATACGAACTATTGTAATGTAGAATGTAATTTTTGTTCTTTCATGGATGAGATTGGGAACGGAAAAGGTTACGTACTTTCTAAAGAAGAAATATTAGAAAAAATGGATTATGCCGTTTCGGAAGGAGCGGACCAAATGTTCTTACAAGGCGGGGTTTATCCGGATCTACCTTTCGATTATTATTTGGACGTGATCTCCACAGTAAAATCCAAATACCCTGAAATGCATATTCGTGCATTCTCTCCCGTAGAGATCATCAATTTAGAAAAGATCACCGGAAAACCCTTATTCGAAGTTTTACAAATCCTGAAATCAGTCGGTTTGGATTCTGTTCCCGGAGCAGGCGCTGAAATTTTAACGGATAGAATGAGAAACATCATCTCTCCTAAAAAAGCGACTACGGAAGAATGGGTGCGTGCGATGGAAACTTGCCATGAGGCGGGGCTTCCTGGGAGTGCAAACATTGTTTTTGGTTCGGAAGAAACCAAAGAAGAGGTGATAGAACATCTCACTGTAGTCCGTAACCTGCAAGATAGGACAGGAGGATTTCTTTCTTTTATTCCTTGGACATTCCAACCCCAGACCAAAAGATTTAAAGTAAGAGCGGTTTCTACGCAAGAATATTTGAAAGTCCTCGGGATCTGCAGGATCTTCTTAGACAATATTAAACATATTGAAACTTCAGTAATGGTCCTCGGAAAAGGTGTAGGACAGCTGGCGCTTACTAGCGGCGCGGACGATATATCTTCCGTGGTGATCGAGGAGAATGTATTACGTTCTTTCGGATTAAAAACCGAAAAAGAAGCGATCAAGTTCCTGAAAGAGGGCGGATTTACGCCAAAAAGAAGGGACCTTCTTTATAATTACGAAAGATACGAGGGAAGAGAACTTTCTGCGGTTTGA
- a CDS encoding HAD family hydrolase — translation MDWNPKRIRALAFDVDGTLFSSEGIILETYAEAIRRFSTGSQIPLEVPDRERIMLEIGKPVKTIFLNLVPQLKESERDQISDSVLELLVSKIRHGEGEFYPKVKETVTSLKNKGYQILAASNGRMAYVKTILEVSGILPLFDPIVVLDNETIKTKPDIVAKYIRDYSYSPDEILMIGDRSSDHEAARKNGSPFAFCAYGHAPDGEIPDWEVSLAQLEDLDAIF, via the coding sequence ATGGATTGGAATCCCAAACGGATCCGCGCACTTGCCTTCGACGTGGACGGAACCCTATTTTCTTCTGAAGGAATCATCTTAGAAACCTATGCGGAAGCAATCCGCAGATTTTCGACGGGCTCCCAGATCCCACTCGAAGTCCCCGACAGAGAAAGGATCATGTTGGAGATCGGAAAACCGGTCAAAACCATCTTTTTAAACTTGGTCCCCCAACTCAAAGAATCCGAAAGGGACCAGATCTCCGACTCCGTTCTGGAACTTTTAGTGTCAAAGATCCGACATGGAGAAGGTGAATTCTATCCTAAGGTAAAGGAAACTGTTACCTCCTTAAAAAATAAGGGATACCAGATTTTAGCCGCTTCGAACGGAAGAATGGCCTATGTGAAAACTATCCTGGAAGTTTCGGGAATTTTACCTCTCTTCGACCCAATCGTAGTCTTAGACAATGAAACGATCAAAACCAAGCCGGATATAGTCGCAAAGTACATCAGAGATTACTCTTATTCTCCGGACGAGATATTGATGATTGGAGACAGAAGTTCCGACCATGAGGCGGCCCGCAAAAATGGGAGCCCATTCGCATTTTGTGCCTATGGTCACGCCCCGGACGGGGAAATTCCGGATTGGGAAGTGAGTCTCGCCCAATTGGAAGACCTAGACGCCATATTCTAA